The following proteins are encoded in a genomic region of Neisseria perflava:
- a CDS encoding NADP-dependent isocitrate dehydrogenase, whose amino-acid sequence MTKSTIIYTYTDEAPALATQSLLPIVQAFTRHADIDVKTSDISLSGRILAAFPEYLTEAQRVPDALAELGELVKQPDANVIKLPNISASVPQLTAAIKELQSKGFAVPDYPADPQTDEEKAVRERYDRIKGSAVNPVLREGNSDRRAPKAVKNFAKKHPHSMGAWTKDSKTHVATMQSGDFFHNEQSVTVPEATSVSIVFTDKQGNKKELREPVALKAGEIIDATVMSKKALLAFLAEQVKDAKAKGVLFSLHMKATMMKVSDPIIFGHAVKVFFAPVFEKFGDKLAAAGVNVNNGFGNLLANLDKLDADTRAAVEAEIAAVYAANPDLAMVDSDKGITNLHVPSDVIVDASMPAMIRNSGRMWDKDGKAQDTKAVIPDSSYAGVYQATIDFCREHGAFDPTTMGTVPNVGLMAQAAEEYGSHNKTFEIEADGQVQVIDAAGNVLMQHDVEAGDIWRMCQTKDAPVKDWVQLAVNRARLSNTPAVFWLDENRPHDKSLLAKVKAYLAELDTNGLDIRVLAPEEAAKFSLGRLKNGEDTISVTGNVLRDYLTDLFPILELGTSAKMLSIVPLMNGGGMFETGAGGSAPKHVQQFLEENHLRWDSLGEFLALAVSFEHLAQKTGNAKAQVLADTLDAATEKLLLNDKSPKRKAGELDNRGSHFYLTLYWAQELAAQDKDAELKAVFAPLAAALTADEAKIVEELSAVQGKAVDIGGYYAANPEKAAQAMRPSATFNQALSAL is encoded by the coding sequence ATGACTAAATCCACCATTATCTATACCTACACCGACGAAGCTCCTGCATTGGCCACTCAATCCCTGTTGCCAATCGTGCAGGCGTTTACCCGCCATGCCGATATTGATGTCAAAACCAGCGACATCTCTCTCTCCGGCCGTATTTTGGCGGCGTTTCCCGAATACCTGACCGAAGCGCAACGCGTACCTGATGCGCTTGCCGAATTGGGCGAACTGGTGAAACAACCCGATGCAAACGTGATCAAACTGCCGAACATCAGCGCATCCGTACCTCAACTGACGGCCGCGATTAAAGAATTGCAGTCTAAAGGCTTTGCCGTTCCCGACTATCCTGCCGACCCTCAAACCGATGAAGAAAAAGCCGTACGCGAACGCTACGACCGCATCAAAGGCAGCGCGGTAAACCCTGTCCTGCGTGAAGGCAACTCTGACCGCCGCGCGCCTAAAGCAGTGAAAAACTTTGCGAAAAAACATCCGCACAGCATGGGCGCATGGACCAAAGATTCCAAAACCCACGTTGCCACCATGCAAAGCGGCGACTTTTTCCATAACGAACAATCCGTTACCGTACCTGAAGCGACTTCCGTATCCATCGTGTTCACCGACAAACAAGGCAACAAAAAAGAGCTGCGCGAGCCTGTTGCCCTGAAAGCCGGCGAAATCATCGACGCGACCGTAATGAGCAAAAAAGCCCTGCTCGCCTTCCTTGCCGAACAAGTGAAAGACGCAAAAGCTAAAGGCGTATTGTTCTCGCTGCACATGAAAGCCACCATGATGAAAGTGTCCGACCCGATTATCTTCGGACACGCCGTCAAAGTATTCTTCGCGCCTGTTTTTGAAAAATTTGGCGACAAACTGGCTGCCGCAGGCGTCAACGTCAACAACGGCTTCGGCAACCTGCTTGCCAATCTGGACAAACTGGATGCTGACACCCGCGCCGCCGTTGAAGCTGAAATCGCTGCCGTTTACGCTGCCAACCCTGATTTGGCCATGGTTGATTCCGACAAAGGCATTACCAACCTGCACGTTCCTAGCGATGTCATCGTCGATGCTTCTATGCCTGCGATGATTCGTAACTCCGGCCGTATGTGGGACAAAGACGGCAAAGCACAAGACACCAAAGCCGTCATTCCAGACAGCAGCTACGCCGGTGTTTACCAAGCAACCATCGATTTCTGCCGCGAACACGGCGCATTTGACCCGACAACCATGGGTACCGTTCCTAACGTCGGTCTGATGGCGCAAGCAGCCGAAGAATACGGTTCACACAACAAAACCTTCGAAATCGAAGCTGACGGCCAAGTCCAAGTCATCGATGCAGCAGGTAATGTCCTGATGCAACACGACGTTGAAGCCGGCGACATCTGGCGTATGTGCCAAACCAAAGACGCTCCGGTTAAAGACTGGGTACAACTCGCTGTTAACCGCGCCCGTCTGAGCAACACGCCAGCCGTATTCTGGCTCGACGAAAACCGTCCGCACGACAAGAGCCTGCTCGCCAAGGTTAAAGCTTACCTTGCCGAACTGGATACCAACGGCCTCGACATCCGCGTCCTCGCTCCTGAAGAAGCTGCTAAATTCAGCTTGGGTCGTCTGAAAAACGGCGAAGACACCATCTCCGTAACCGGTAACGTCCTGCGCGACTACCTGACCGACTTGTTCCCAATTTTGGAACTGGGTACCAGCGCGAAAATGCTATCTATCGTTCCATTGATGAATGGCGGCGGTATGTTTGAAACCGGCGCGGGCGGTTCTGCACCGAAACATGTTCAACAATTCCTCGAAGAAAACCACTTACGTTGGGACTCTTTAGGCGAATTCCTCGCACTCGCCGTATCGTTTGAACATCTGGCGCAAAAAACCGGCAACGCCAAAGCCCAAGTCCTCGCCGACACTTTGGATGCAGCCACCGAAAAACTGCTGTTGAACGACAAATCGCCTAAACGCAAAGCTGGCGAACTCGACAACCGCGGCAGCCATTTCTACCTCACCCTCTACTGGGCGCAAGAATTGGCAGCGCAAGACAAAGATGCCGAACTGAAAGCCGTATTTGCGCCGTTGGCAGCCGCTTTGACTGCCGACGAAGCCAAAATCGTTGAAGAACTCTCTGCCGTACAAGGCAAAGCGGTCGACATCGGCGGCTACTACGCAGCCAATCCTGAAAAAGCCGCACAAGCGATGCGTCCAAGCGCAACCTTTAATCAGGCCTTGTCAGCCTTATAA